Proteins encoded in a region of the Geobacillus genomosp. 3 genome:
- the tsaE gene encoding tRNA (adenosine(37)-N6)-threonylcarbamoyltransferase complex ATPase subunit type 1 TsaE gives MKQFELTVHSPEETKAVARRLAERLRPGMVIALEGDLGAGKTTFTKGLAEGLGITQNVNSPTFTIIKQYDGRLPLYHMDVYRLEDEWEDLGFDEYFNGDGVTVVEWAHLIAGQLPEERLTVSLFRYGGDERRLVFEPLGRRYEQLCKEIFAS, from the coding sequence ATGAAGCAGTTTGAACTTACCGTGCATTCTCCGGAAGAGACGAAAGCGGTTGCCCGCCGGCTTGCAGAACGGCTTCGTCCAGGGATGGTCATCGCGTTAGAAGGTGATTTAGGAGCAGGGAAAACGACGTTTACGAAAGGGCTTGCCGAAGGGCTGGGCATTACGCAAAACGTCAACAGTCCGACATTCACGATCATCAAGCAGTATGATGGACGGCTGCCGCTTTACCATATGGATGTATATCGTCTTGAAGACGAATGGGAGGATCTTGGGTTTGACGAATATTTCAATGGCGACGGTGTTACAGTCGTCGAGTGGGCCCATTTGATTGCGGGCCAGCTGCCTGAGGAGCGGCTGACTGTTTCTTTGTTTCGCTATGGCGGCGATGAACGGAGACTTGTGTTTGAGCCGTTAGGGCGGCGCTATGAACAGCTATGCAAGGAGATTTTTGCGTCATGA
- the tsaB gene encoding tRNA (adenosine(37)-N6)-threonylcarbamoyltransferase complex dimerization subunit type 1 TsaB has product MKILGIDTSNMPLGIAVADGDAIKGELVTSVKKDHSARAMPAIESLLRQCGMAPNELDLIVVAKGPGSYTGVRIGVTIAKTLAWSLGIPIAGVSSLEVLAANGRYFPGVIVPLFDARRGQIYTGLYRYENGALRCLEADRIVAADKWADHLRRREEDVLFIGTDAPVYGELFRSRLGGRAFLAPPPLTLPRPGELVMLGKEKEHENPHTFVPNYIRLAEAEAKWLARQKGDGDDGDRCTIPADDRS; this is encoded by the coding sequence ATGAAAATATTAGGGATTGATACATCAAATATGCCGCTTGGCATTGCTGTGGCGGATGGGGATGCCATTAAGGGGGAACTTGTGACGAGTGTAAAAAAGGATCATTCCGCCCGGGCGATGCCGGCTATTGAATCGTTGCTTCGGCAATGCGGGATGGCGCCCAATGAGCTCGATTTAATCGTTGTCGCCAAGGGTCCCGGATCTTATACTGGGGTGCGGATCGGTGTGACTATTGCGAAAACACTTGCTTGGTCGCTCGGCATCCCGATAGCCGGTGTATCGAGTTTAGAGGTGCTTGCCGCTAATGGCCGTTATTTTCCCGGCGTGATCGTTCCTCTGTTTGACGCGCGGCGCGGGCAGATTTACACTGGGTTGTACCGGTACGAGAACGGAGCCCTCCGTTGCCTCGAAGCGGACCGGATTGTAGCGGCGGACAAGTGGGCCGATCATTTACGCAGGCGGGAAGAGGATGTCTTGTTCATCGGGACGGATGCGCCGGTATATGGTGAACTGTTTCGGAGCCGCTTAGGCGGGCGGGCTTTCCTCGCGCCGCCGCCGTTAACATTGCCGCGGCCAGGTGAGCTCGTCATGCTTGGAAAAGAGAAAGAACATGAGAATCCGCATACGTTTGTGCCAAACTATATCCGCCTTGCGGAAGCCGAAGCGAAATGGCTTGCGAGACAAAAAGGGGACGGGGACGATGGGGATCGATGTACAATTCCGGCTGATGACCGTTCATGA
- the rimI gene encoding ribosomal protein S18-alanine N-acetyltransferase: MGIDVQFRLMTVHDIDEVVQIERASFTAPWSRESFYNELMYNRYAKYIVMVYRGRIIGYAGMWLVIDEAHVTNVAVLPQFRGQKLGEALMRRLMETARQHGAATMTLEVRVSNHVAQSLYRKLGFRNGGIRKRYYPDNFEDALVMWVKLR, translated from the coding sequence ATGGGGATCGATGTACAATTCCGGCTGATGACCGTTCATGATATCGATGAGGTCGTGCAAATTGAACGGGCGTCGTTTACCGCGCCGTGGAGCCGGGAATCTTTTTACAACGAACTGATGTACAACCGTTATGCCAAATATATTGTCATGGTGTATCGCGGACGGATCATCGGGTATGCGGGGATGTGGCTCGTGATTGATGAAGCGCATGTGACGAACGTCGCCGTGCTGCCGCAGTTTCGCGGACAAAAGCTCGGCGAAGCGCTTATGCGCCGCCTGATGGAAACAGCCAGGCAGCATGGGGCGGCGACGATGACGTTGGAAGTGCGCGTCTCGAACCATGTCGCCCAGTCGTTGTACCGAAAGCTCGGGTTTCGCAATGGCGGCATCCGCAAACGGTATTATCCGGATAATTTTGAAGATGCGCTAGTGATGTGGGTGAAACTGAGATGA
- the tsaD gene encoding tRNA (adenosine(37)-N6)-threonylcarbamoyltransferase complex transferase subunit TsaD: MNENVHVLGIETSCDETAAAVVKNGKEILSNVVASQMESHRRFGGVVPEIASRHHVEQITLVIEEAMQQAGVSFSDLDAIAVTAGPGLVGALLVGVNAAKALAFAHGLPLIGVHHIAGHIYANQLVAEMKFPLLALVVSGGHTELVYMEGHGAFQVIGETRDDAAGEAYDKVARALNLPYPGGPHIDRLAHEGEPVIDLPRAWLEEGSYDFSFSGLKSAVLNVLHNAKQRGEEIDPKQMAASFQASVIDVLVTKTVQAAKQYGVQQVLLAGGVAANRGLRSALQDKMKELPDVELVIPPLSLCTDNAAMIAAAGTVMHQQGKRADLALNANPGLPLM, encoded by the coding sequence ATGAATGAAAACGTGCATGTATTAGGGATTGAAACGAGCTGCGATGAAACAGCGGCGGCCGTGGTGAAAAACGGAAAAGAGATTTTATCGAATGTTGTCGCATCGCAAATGGAAAGCCATCGGCGGTTTGGCGGCGTTGTGCCGGAAATTGCCTCGCGCCACCATGTCGAACAAATTACACTCGTGATTGAGGAGGCGATGCAGCAGGCTGGCGTATCGTTTTCCGATCTTGATGCCATTGCGGTGACGGCCGGGCCGGGGTTGGTTGGGGCGCTTCTTGTCGGGGTGAACGCTGCCAAGGCGCTCGCGTTTGCCCACGGCTTGCCGCTTATCGGGGTGCATCATATTGCCGGTCATATTTATGCCAACCAGCTCGTGGCGGAGATGAAATTTCCGCTGTTGGCGCTTGTCGTTTCCGGCGGGCATACGGAGCTTGTTTACATGGAAGGACACGGGGCGTTTCAAGTCATTGGCGAGACGCGCGACGACGCAGCTGGCGAAGCGTATGACAAGGTCGCCCGGGCGTTGAACTTGCCGTACCCAGGGGGGCCGCACATTGACCGGCTTGCCCATGAGGGGGAGCCGGTGATTGACTTGCCGCGGGCATGGCTCGAGGAAGGGTCGTACGATTTTAGCTTCAGCGGCTTAAAATCCGCCGTGCTCAATGTGCTTCATAATGCAAAGCAGCGCGGTGAGGAGATTGATCCGAAGCAGATGGCAGCGAGCTTTCAAGCGAGCGTCATCGATGTGCTAGTGACGAAAACCGTGCAGGCGGCGAAACAGTACGGTGTGCAGCAAGTGCTGCTCGCCGGCGGGGTGGCGGCCAACCGCGGGTTGCGGTCCGCGCTGCAAGACAAAATGAAAGAGCTCCCGGATGTGGAGCTGGTCATCCCGCCGTTGTCGTTATGCACCGACAACGCGGCGATGATCGCCGCGGCCGGAACGGTAATGCATCAACAAGGCAAGCGAGCCGACCTAGCACTCAATGCCAATCCAGGCTTGCCACTTATGTAG
- a CDS encoding ABC-F family ATP-binding cassette domain-containing protein yields MMILQVHQLTKYFGADLILSNIKLEIQSRDRIALVGRNGAGKSTLLKIIAGELSYDSGEIIKPSHIKIGYLAQSSSLDSSRSIWDEMLDVFAPLRAIEAQLAEFGTQLGDPDVLADPSRYEKTLKAYDELQEQYKEQGGYQYEADIRSVLHGLQFSSYDYKTTPVSSLSGGQRTRLALGKLLLSKPDLLILDEPTNHLDLETLSWLEQYLQAYPGAVLLVSHDRYFLDKVVTEVYELSNATLKRYTGNYSRYLEQRAEQYEQELKRYEKQQEQIARLEDFIRRNIARASTTKRAQSRRKQLEKMERLERPTGDEKSASFSFSIERPSGHEVLTAEELAVGYGEGTPVIRQISFRITRGESIALVGPNGIGKSTLLKAVARRLPVQAGRLRYGSNVQIGYYDQNQADLSSNKRVLDELWDAYPDKTEKEIRTVLGNFLFSGDDVLKPVSALSGGEKARLALAKLMLQKANVLILDEPTNHLDLDSKQVLEQALIDYPGTILFVSHDRYFINRIATKLFELSSGGLTEYLGDYDYYIAKKAEMCELARLNAHSDKTPDSSESTKSTYEQEKEEKKRQRQRQRRLDEIEAEIEALEAQIAEVEQQLCDPSVYGDYETVQQLSQQNEERKQQVEKLLAEWEQLYTSL; encoded by the coding sequence ATGATGATTTTGCAGGTGCACCAGCTCACGAAATATTTTGGCGCTGACCTTATTTTATCGAATATAAAACTAGAAATACAGTCCCGCGACCGAATCGCTCTCGTCGGCCGCAACGGCGCAGGAAAATCGACATTGTTAAAAATCATCGCCGGCGAACTTTCTTACGACAGCGGCGAGATCATCAAGCCAAGCCATATCAAGATTGGCTATTTGGCGCAAAGCAGCAGTCTTGACTCGTCACGTTCCATTTGGGACGAGATGCTCGACGTGTTCGCACCGCTTCGGGCGATCGAAGCACAGTTGGCAGAGTTCGGCACCCAACTTGGCGACCCAGATGTGCTCGCCGATCCATCTCGCTACGAAAAAACGCTCAAAGCCTATGACGAACTGCAAGAGCAGTACAAAGAACAAGGGGGCTACCAGTACGAAGCCGACATCCGCTCTGTTTTGCACGGGCTGCAATTTTCGTCATACGATTACAAAACAACGCCCGTTTCCTCGCTAAGCGGCGGACAGCGGACGCGGCTTGCCCTCGGAAAACTTCTATTATCTAAGCCGGATTTGCTGATTTTAGACGAGCCGACCAACCATTTGGATCTTGAAACACTCTCTTGGTTGGAGCAATATTTGCAGGCATACCCTGGCGCCGTCCTGCTCGTTTCCCACGACCGCTATTTTTTAGATAAAGTCGTCACTGAGGTATACGAGCTGTCCAACGCGACACTTAAGCGGTATACGGGCAACTATAGCCGCTATTTGGAACAACGGGCCGAGCAATATGAACAAGAGTTAAAACGATATGAGAAACAGCAAGAACAAATCGCCCGTCTCGAAGACTTCATCCGGCGCAACATCGCCCGCGCCTCGACGACCAAACGAGCGCAAAGCCGACGAAAACAGCTAGAAAAAATGGAACGGCTCGAACGCCCCACTGGAGATGAGAAATCGGCCTCCTTTTCCTTCTCGATCGAACGGCCTAGCGGCCATGAAGTGCTTACCGCCGAAGAACTGGCCGTTGGTTACGGCGAGGGAACACCCGTCATCCGTCAAATCAGCTTTCGCATCACGCGTGGAGAAAGCATCGCCTTAGTCGGACCGAACGGCATCGGCAAATCAACATTGCTAAAAGCGGTCGCCCGTCGGCTTCCTGTCCAAGCAGGAAGGCTTCGCTACGGCTCAAACGTCCAAATCGGCTATTATGATCAAAATCAAGCCGATTTATCATCGAATAAACGAGTGCTTGATGAACTATGGGATGCCTACCCGGACAAAACCGAGAAAGAAATCCGCACCGTGCTCGGCAACTTTTTATTTTCCGGCGATGACGTCTTAAAACCGGTCTCGGCGTTAAGCGGCGGGGAAAAGGCGCGCCTGGCGCTCGCCAAACTGATGCTGCAAAAGGCGAACGTTCTTATTTTGGACGAGCCGACCAACCATTTGGATCTCGACAGCAAACAGGTGCTCGAACAAGCGCTCATCGACTATCCAGGTACCATTTTGTTCGTCTCCCACGACCGTTATTTCATTAACCGAATTGCGACGAAGCTGTTCGAGCTATCAAGCGGCGGCCTCACCGAATATTTAGGCGACTACGATTACTACATCGCCAAAAAAGCGGAAATGTGCGAACTGGCGCGCCTCAACGCCCACTCGGACAAAACGCCGGACAGCAGTGAATCGACCAAATCCACTTATGAACAGGAAAAAGAAGAGAAAAAGCGGCAGCGCCAGCGCCAACGCCGTCTGGATGAGATCGAGGCTGAGATCGAGGCGCTTGAGGCGCAAATCGCCGAAGTGGAACAGCAATTATGCGACCCGTCTGTTTATGGCGATTATGAAACCGTGCAGCAGTTGTCGCAACAAAACGAAGAGCGAAAACAACAAGTGGAAAAGTTATTGGCCGAATGGGAACAGCTTTACACTTCACTATAA
- the moaC gene encoding cyclic pyranopterin monophosphate synthase MoaC, producing the protein MSSFTHFNEQGRAKMVDITNKEDTVRVAVAKTSITVSEEIYEKITNNAIGKGDVLAVAQVAGVMAAKKTADLIPMCHPLMLKGVDIAFAWEKEAEAYKLVMTVTVKTKGSTGVEMEALTAASVCALTVYDMCKAIDKGMIIGPTYLVEKTGGKSGHYRRKTD; encoded by the coding sequence TTGTCGTCGTTTACTCATTTCAATGAACAAGGACGCGCGAAAATGGTCGATATTACCAACAAGGAAGACACGGTACGGGTGGCAGTGGCAAAAACGAGCATCACCGTCAGCGAAGAGATTTATGAAAAAATAACGAACAACGCCATCGGGAAAGGGGACGTGTTGGCCGTGGCCCAAGTGGCCGGAGTGATGGCGGCGAAAAAAACGGCCGATCTCATTCCGATGTGCCATCCGCTCATGTTAAAAGGCGTCGATATTGCCTTTGCTTGGGAAAAAGAGGCGGAAGCGTATAAACTTGTGATGACCGTGACGGTCAAGACGAAAGGGAGCACAGGGGTGGAAATGGAAGCGCTGACGGCCGCCTCGGTGTGTGCGTTAACCGTGTATGATATGTGCAAAGCGATTGATAAAGGGATGATCATCGGTCCGACGTATTTGGTCGAAAAAACGGGCGGGAAGTCCGGCCATTATCGACGGAAAACCGATTAG
- a CDS encoding redox-sensing transcriptional repressor Rex yields the protein MSNEQPKIPQATAKRLPLYYRFLKNLHASGKQRVSSAELSEAVKVDPATIRRDFSYFGALGKKGYGYNVNYLLSFFRQTLEEDEVTEVALFGVGNLGTAFLNYNFSKNNNTKIVMAFDVDERKVGSTVGGVPVYHLNELEERLGGDIPVAILTVPAAVAQALTDRLVARGIKGILNFTPARLNVPRHIRVHHIDLAIELQSLVYFLKNYPSPS from the coding sequence ATGAGCAACGAACAACCGAAAATTCCGCAGGCAACCGCGAAACGGCTGCCGCTGTATTACCGGTTTTTGAAGAACTTGCATGCGTCAGGCAAACAGCGTGTATCCTCTGCCGAGCTAAGCGAGGCGGTGAAAGTCGACCCGGCGACGATTCGCCGCGACTTTTCGTATTTTGGCGCCCTCGGCAAAAAAGGGTACGGGTATAATGTGAATTATTTGTTGTCGTTTTTCCGCCAAACGCTTGAAGAGGATGAAGTGACGGAAGTCGCCTTGTTCGGAGTCGGCAATTTAGGCACCGCCTTTTTAAACTACAACTTTTCGAAAAATAACAACACAAAAATTGTCATGGCGTTTGATGTCGATGAACGGAAAGTCGGATCGACAGTCGGCGGTGTGCCAGTCTATCATCTCAATGAGCTCGAGGAGCGGCTTGGCGGCGATATTCCGGTCGCCATTTTAACCGTGCCGGCCGCGGTGGCCCAAGCGCTTACCGACCGCCTTGTCGCCCGGGGGATTAAAGGCATTTTAAACTTCACCCCGGCGCGCTTGAATGTACCGAGGCATATCCGCGTCCACCATATCGATTTGGCCATTGAATTGCAGTCGCTCGTTTATTTTTTGAAAAATTATCCATCGCCATCATAA
- the tatA gene encoding twin-arginine translocase TatA/TatE family subunit, whose amino-acid sequence MKYILIVLVILLLFGAKKLPELGRSFGQSLREFKDATKGLADDEENKTDR is encoded by the coding sequence GTGAAATACATTTTGATTGTCCTTGTGATTTTGCTGCTGTTTGGCGCGAAAAAATTGCCGGAGCTCGGGCGGTCGTTCGGCCAGTCGCTGCGCGAGTTTAAAGATGCAACGAAAGGGTTGGCCGATGACGAGGAAAACA